Part of the Pyricularia oryzae 70-15 chromosome 3, whole genome shotgun sequence genome, AAAGGTGTTCCGTTCAAGCAACAATTCTAACAGGGTTGGGTGATTAAGCCTGGGACGTTGCACTTCTCTCGTCGAATCTGACCTAGCTTGTACGCATTGTTTGTGATGAAAATAAATAGAATGCATGCGTTGGATACCGTAGTCAGCTTCAACTAGATAGGTAGGATTGAGGTGGCGGTTGTTGATGTGGGTTGGTAGTGACGAAGGGTGTCAACTCAGCATTTGGGAAACGGAAACAGTGCTGGTAGGAACAGCTAGTGACTAGCTGTAAGCTGTAAGTTAAAgcttaggtaccttaggtaggtaggtaagtaggtaggtaccttacctacattAGGCACGTGATCGAATGAAGACAAAAGGCTGCATTCAGCCGCCGCACAGCGAATGTGAAATGTACCAGCAAGGTGTGCTTGGGTTGCACCTTCCCGCAGCCCTGGCCAATGATGATTGCGACCGGTTCTGCCTAATCGGAGCCCAGACTGGAAGGCGCGGCCAAGGGGCAATAACTTTATTCATGAGAACCGCAATGGCAGGTCCTGTACGCCGTACTGTCAATTTGTTGGCGGAGAAAATACTCTGTGAACCCCTAGGCTTAGTCCTCTCCAGATAAAGAGAAATGCGAATACATCAACCGTTTTGGATGAATTTTACTTGCAAGTTAGGACGTCACGCTTCTCGTTCTGAGGAAGAAATACCGTGTCGTTATTATACTACCAAGTGGATAAATAAATCTTGTGAATCCTCAGAATCAGCACATACCAGGTCTTGTATGAAAAGCAGCCTACCTATATTAGCTTATTCAAGCTTTACTGAGACGTGTGGCCTTGTCTCGTTGTTAGTTTATTATCCAACACAAATAGACAGCACTGCCTGCATGTATGCTTAATCTTAGTTCGCGGCGATCTCAGCCATGTCAGCAAACGACTCCAGGTTCTAATGAAGTCCGAAAAAATAATACGATTTTTATCTCTTATAAAGTCATCATGCAGTAGAAGCCTATTTAGCTTTTGAAGATGCGGGCTAGCAGAGTCAGCCAGGGAGTCGTAAATGGTAGTAATCAACACCAAGGCAATGCTCTAAAGCTGCCGTGCAGGCCATACCGGCCTCGATACTGGAATTTATTCAATGGGCCAGTACCAGCAGAAACAAGGTACCTTTGGCCGCAGTGAGTACGGGAAGATCTCAACAGGACAGCACATGAGCAGAAGAGGGTAGTCAGTGTGTTTCCCCGGTGGGCTGGGGTTGTTAGCTCGGCCATCAGAACGGGCTCTGTCACACCCAAAAATCCCACCGGAGACGACACCGAGCTGAAAAGTTACCGTGGCGGCCTGTATGCCGAAAGGCCACGATAACACCGAGGATGGACCGGAGTCTGTCCATCGAAGAGCGTGTTTTGAGAGATATGATACCACTTTTGAAGCGTGGTTCCATCGAATCTAGCCAGGAATATCATAGATAAGAGAGGTCATAGTAGTTAGATTGGGTGGGTGGGGTGCAGCCGggattttgatggccagcatGGTCACCCGCAGGCGTTTAAACTAGAATGTTCCAGTTCGCACCTGCACCTCAGAATCCTGCAACGATCAGTCGATCGGCGGTTAGGGTCAGCCTCCGTATCTGCTTTCGTCAAATCATTTGACTAGGTGGCTTAGCGATGTTGTACAACCCGCCCTGGAGACATATCATGGCAAGTTTCTGGTGAACAGTTTCTGGGGGAGGAAACACCTGTGCATGAGAAATTTTGCGCATGTGTCAAAAGCGTAGAATATACGTCTCACTAGCTCCGAGCCTCCTCCACACTCTCGACCAGCAAATCATATCTACCTTTGCTCTTCTCCATAACAAAACGCCCATTGATCATATCGTTTCCATCCGTCCTCCTCAGTGCGCTCTCCAAATCAGGCTCGATCCCGGCCGCGACGTGCCGCGCAGCCACCCTCGCCCTGGCCAGGTCCTCGGTGACCTTGACCAGCCAGCGGTCGTGCACCTCCGCGGCGACGCCAGACCACGGCTCCTCGTCGCACAGGAGGTAGTTGCCCTCGAGCAGGCAGACGTCCACGTCGGGCCCCACGCTCAATCCGTCCGTAACCGGATCCTTGACGGCGTGGTCAAACGTTGGCGCGGACACGACCGCGCGCGGCGTCCTGCCCAGGTCCCGCGTCAGCGCCAACACCGCCAACCCGTCAAATGTCCACGGCGCGCCCCTCCGTGCGATGGCCTCCTCGGCGTTTGGGAGGGCGCGCAGCGTCGCGAGCGGGAGGTGGAAGCCGTCGGCCGAGACGGCGATTGTTTTGGGCGTGGTGGGGTCGTTGCCGCGCCTGTTTTGCAGCATCTCGACTACGCTGGTTGCGATTGTCGTCTTTCCCGAGCCGGGAGGACCTGCAAGCGCGATCAAAAGTCGCGGCACGGGTTGGTCGACGTGggtagtggtggtggtgtgctTCTCCACGTGATGACGCCATCTGGAAACCACCCGGTCGGCCAGGGATTTATAAGTCGTTTCCATTGTAGGCAAGTCTGGGCGGGGTTGTTTGTGGGATGGCGAAGCCTGGGGTGGTCTCTTTCGACCAGACTTTTGCAGGGCCGCGTGACTGGTGTACTACTGACCACCTTGAAATTGCTTGCAGTTGTATGCGCTAAAGATAGACGTGAACTTCAGTAGCGTAGGCTGTTACCTACAGTAACGTTGGGGTGGCAGTGCGGAGAATATCGAAGAGTTGGAGCCCTGTGGAACTGGCCGACGTCACATCTATGCAGTGCGGGGATTGGAGCACCGTGTATGCGATGCGATGCTTCTGCAATATGGACTACCAAACAGAAGCCCGTCTGTCACTCTGATTGACCATCGTTGCTCTGTTTAAAAGCATAAATTTATATTTTCCATACATACCTTGACGTACTGTTTGCCATGTCTTGGCTATCGATAAAAGTAGGGCTTGCACGGGCAGACAGATCTCGAGGTGGGCCAAGGCAACAATGATATTTTGTTTTGCCTTCCTCTTCCAGATTCAACCAATGATATGTTATGGATGGACTATTTGCAGAGCTCTTGTAGCTTTGATCAGCCGCGACAATGGGAGAGATAGCAAGTTTGCTACTGCGCTCAGACCAGTCAACTTGCGTGGTTAATGTCTTCCTTATTGTGCCTCCTTCGTATTCAAAGCAGAATTTGGCATTTCTTCTTTGATTACTCAGGTTCTATCATTTGAGAACCCACAAGTTCCCAGGCGCAGGGATAACTATAATGCCCAAGTCAAAGCAATGTGCACCGGAATCAGAGGCAGCCATGTGAACTACTAGGAGCAGGGCCGAGCGGAACATCCACTACCAGGAGCCCCATACTCGTACAAGTTATCGGATTAGATTCAAGGCACCTTTTGCGGGTTAAGCACCATAACGAAGAACGCCAAAATCGGGATTTTTTTGCCAGTCGATCTCGCTGCTCCATCTAGACAGTTACGATTGGCTCTTCTATCACGGCCTTGCATAGCCAAATATTCCGCGGTGGAGTCCCTGGCACTCCAGTCAAGCCCGTCCCTGTTGATCAGTTAAAGTTCGAAAAAAGGGGTTTGCCAAGAAATCCAGTGCCCGTTTGACGTGCATCATCGACAGGGAGGTCAGCACTCCGGAAGAATAAGATTCTGTTCACGCAAGCATGTTGCACTGAAAGGGAGGAAAAATTTTTAACGGCAAGAATTTTGGGGAGGCGTCGACGTTATGCTCAAATGCGACGGGCCGGAGATGGTGAATCCCGCCATGCGTGTAGGCCTTAACCAAGAGGGGCACTTATATTCAAGCTGATATTGACAAGGGACATGTGTGAATGGTGTTTTCCGAATGAAATAAAATCCAAACTGCCGTGTGGGATAGATTGACAAAACCGCTCGCTCCTTTCTCTGAATGTTGTCTCCAAACCCCAGCATCTCGCATCAAAAGCTTACAATAGCCATGAATAGTATCATGTACTTATACGACTGGTTGCTATCCCAATGCTGTGAGATTTTGGGCTCCGACGAGGACAGCCCGTGTAAGTCAATTACGCGCAGGTCTGAATTAGAGGAGGCGCTTGACAGCGCTTGAGCCCGTGAGGCGGCCTGGTGAAGAAGGTTCAGGGTGATAATCGATGAAGTGATGAATAAGGAGAGCCCAGCATTGGGAAACAGCACGTCTTTGGTTATATTCTAGGGTGTGCTGGTCAACTATGTGATGCCGCGTCTGTCGGCCAAATTTGGGCTTTGCCCCGACAGCTTCAAAGCTACCAGCCGTGACTGGCGAGACGAAGTCTCCTCTGCCGTGATAGCGACGCTGGTCACGTTGATGTGCCTTATTATCCAGAGGCCGACCAGCCAGAGGCCATACCAGTGTCCAGCTCCGCATCAGGCTGCTCTGTAGACTCTCTCGGGCGCGAAAAGGCAACGACGGCAGACGTCGCCAACGGGACAAGAGACTTGACAGAGCCCAAGACGGGATTCCGTGCCGCCCTCGGCCGCGTCCCACGCAAACCCTTCCTCATGATCTGGTACATGATCGCCTTGGAGCTGCGGCACATTGTAGAGCTGCTATACTGGTTCGGCATTGGCATCTTCTGGCCCGTGCAGGACAAGCACTTCGGGCACGCCGAGATGGAGCATCCGCAGGAGAAGGCGCAGGAGGTCGGGTTTGCGCAGTTGATCCCGttgatactgctggtgctgccctTGATGCAGCTTGTAGAGGCGTACGCGCGCCTGTCTGATCGCAAATATGATGGGGAGAAGGAGCGGGATACTGAACATGTTCCAGGGGGTTAAAGCGGATGTAGATAATGAAAGCGAAAACTGAATTGACTCTAACCGCCAAACCTGGCTCATCGGCACAGGTTGTTTACTCAAAACAACCGCACGTCTTATTGCTTTTGACTGCGGTCCGCCGGGTTAATCTAACGAGTAAATCGTGTAGCATTGCTTCGTATCATTACACACTATTGAATATATCCTATCATTTTTATGCTATGCCTCTAGGCCTTGAAAAGACTTGAAGGTTGTGCTACACAGGAACTCAGCAAGTGTCCTCTTCTCCAAGACCAATATCTGAGGCGGCCAACAGGAACTCCATGAATCCTGCACCGGTCTCCAGGAGGTTGAGCTTGTAGATTTCTGCCGTAGGGTAGAATGGGCAAGATGCAGCAGTGTTACCAAAGCCAAACTCGATCGTATACGAGAAGACCTTGTTCAGGCTGGGGTCGGAAAAGTGGCGCGAGAAAGCATAGTCATCGCTGTTCCAGCAAATAAACGTTAGCACATCAAGATCCAAAACATCCAAGCTGTATCAAGGCATTTTCAACTCACCTAGCACCACTCGTGGGGTAAAGGTATGCCGAAGCAGAAACGTCGTAGATTCGGCCGGTGGCTCCGGTCATTGCCGTGCCAGCGCGCACACCTGCGTAGGCAGCGTCGCGCCAGTCGTCCGAGGAAATGTACTCGCCGTACACACGTCCCTCTTCCGGCTTGTCTGGCATCAGACCACGGACAGAGTCGTATGTGTCGTTCATGAAGTTCATGTACTAAAATGGTATACTGTCAGTAACTTGCAAATTCCTGCGAATAACCTCCTTGGCAGATCATACCGGGCGTCTGTTCTGGTTCTCGTCGCTTCCCCAGCTGTGAAGGACGATGCCGGTGTACGAGTGAAGATCAATGTACCACCGAATCTTCTTGAACGTGTCAAGAACCCACTTGACAGCTCGTGTCTCGGGTTCCGAGAAGGGAGCCGTGCCGTGGAAAGTTTGCGACGCCGGGTTCGACGATGCAACGTTGGGCCCGACACTGGGGTCGAACTTCTTCAGGAAGTCCCACAGGAAGTCAAAGTTCCTGTTGAGGTCGATGCCGTAGCTGGCAGCGTTGCCTGGCGTCGCCGAAGCCGGGTTTCTGTTCTTGCGCCAGCACGAGTGGGTGGCTTGATCGTGGGCGACACCGTCAGGGTTGCTCAGGGGCACAAACACGATACCGGCCTTCAGCGCACGCTTGACGTCGCAGTTGGTCCAGGTGCGACCGCCGTAGGCGATACCCTGGTTGTGTTTGTTGGCGTACAGCAGGTCGGCGATGAAGTAGATGACGTTGTCCGACGAGCCACGCTCGCGCGCGTGGATGGCACCGTTGAAGAAGGCACGGTACCCATCGGTGGCTGTGCAGTTCTTTCCGCTCCCGCCGACTGCACCACCAAAGATGGTGCGGTTCTCAAACGTCTTATCGGGGGCCTCGAATGTGTCGAAACCGTACTCGTTGGCGAGAGCATCAAAGGCCGAACGGATCTCGACGACGCTCAAAAGCTTGCCGGGATCAGTGCCGACGGGCTGTGTTCCCAGACCGCGGGGGACGATCTTGCCGCCCTCGAACCGATCACCCTCTCCGATGGCGAGACCCGTGTTCCCGCCCTGGCGACGCTTGAGGCTGGGTGCGGCGTCGTGTTCCGACTCCTCGGGGAGGAGACAGGACTTTGCCAACTGCGCAAGGCACAGAGCGAACCAGGCTGATGCGAACCTCATTTTGGGCGTGCAAAATGGTGCTGGGAGGGGACGGAGGAGGGTGAGGCAAGAAAGGAGCGAGTGAAAGGAAACAACCGCGAAAGAGGATCGTTTGCCATGTTTATTTGCCTTCCTCGATGCCCAGGAACGGATCCGCTGCGTCACCACTGGCTCCCTACATGGTGCATGATACGGTGGCTCGGGTAAATGGCAAGCCTTATCGTTCTCGGTGTACCAAAGACATCACGACTTCCAGCATTTGTTTTGTAACTAATTTCAATTGAGACCCCCGATTGGGCAGCTGCGTCAAAAATCACTTGCAGCATAGACGATTGCCCCTGCAGGCTGAGATGATGCCAAGCTATGTAGGCGGGGGGCATGCATCAAATCGGGAAGGTGTACATCGAAACTGTCGACTTTCGGAGCTAGATGGTGAGGAGGCATTGTTGGAGAGAGAAGCGAGAAAAGCAGAAGAAATACGAGGGAGAGCAAACAACCAAGAGTTGACCTAATTACGTCCAAGTTCAAATCTGATGCCCATTGGATGTACTTGGTATCGATACACAATCAGTTAATCGGCGCAAGTTACACAAACATCGTTTAATTATGGCTCGGCCCAGAACAGCGTCCTGGGTTTGAGCCCATTCCAGGTCACGTGCCTCGTTGCTATTGCTACAGAGTATCTCTCAGGCATGTGGAGCTTGCGGGGTATCCTGGCAGCCTGCCAAGCGTCTGCCAATCTGCATCCACTGGTAATAATCTGGATTCTGCATTCGGTATCACCCGCAGGCAAACGCCTCGGTCGCTGTTTTGATTAGGAATTGGCTCTTGAAGATGAATTCGCAGAATCTACCTACAAGCTCCAGGACGTGGAATGGTCTCGCTATTCAATTGACCCATGCTAGCACTCTGATCTTTGTCTAATACCTTCAATGGTATTGCTAGAACATTCGCTCAAGGCTTTCGGACCAGATAGAGATGCCAGTCAACGCACGGCTGTTTGCCttcctaccttacctatagGTATGACATTTGGAAGACatgctcttcttctttcccaCCTTCTCTTCCCCAACACCACCAGCATGATGCTCATACTTGACTGGAATATCacgcgcaaaaaaaaaaaaaaaaaaaaaaaaaaaaaaccaacaagAAGTAAACATTGCAACTAAACAAGTGTTTG contains:
- a CDS encoding peptidase M14 produces the protein MRFASAWFALCLAQLAKSCLLPEESEHDAAPSLKRRQGGNTGLAIGEGDRFEGGKIVPRGLGTQPVGTDPGKLLSVVEIRSAFDALANEYGFDTFEAPDKTFENRTIFGGAVGGSGKNCTATDGYRAFFNGAIHARERGSSDNVIYFIADLLYANKHNQGIAYGGRTWTNCDVKRALKAGIVFVPLSNPDGVAHDQATHSCWRKNRNPASATPGNAASYGIDLNRNFDFLWDFLKKFDPSVGPNVASSNPASQTFHGTAPFSEPETRAVKWVLDTFKKIRWYIDLHSYTGIVLHSWGSDENQNRRPYMNFMNDTYDSVRGLMPDKPEEGRVYGEYISSDDWRDAAYAGVRAGTAMTGATGRIYDVSASAYLYPTSGASDDYAFSRHFSDPSLNKVFSYTIEFGFGNTAASCPFYPTAEIYKLNLLETGAGFMEFLLAASDIGLGEEDTC
- a CDS encoding phosphoribulokinase/uridine kinase encodes the protein METTYKSLADRVVSRWRHHVEKHTTTTTHVDQPVPRLLIALAGPPGSGKTTIATSVVEMLQNRRGNDPTTPKTIAVSADGFHLPLATLRALPNAEEAIARRGAPWTFDGLAVLALTRDLGRTPRAVVSAPTFDHAVKDPVTDGLSVGPDVDVCLLEGNYLLCDEEPWSGVAAEVHDRWLVKVTEDLARARVAARHVAAGIEPDLESALRRTDGNDMINGRFVMEKSKGRYDLLVESVEEARSYQMI